From the Cucurbita pepo subsp. pepo cultivar mu-cu-16 chromosome LG05, ASM280686v2, whole genome shotgun sequence genome, one window contains:
- the LOC111796155 gene encoding CDPK-related kinase 5-like isoform X1, whose product MGLCNSKPSPSPNSDRFSEKFGSRTPNGVPNSAQRNSVSSVGGASPLPPSSHGTGNPRTDSHEMENVKKSPFFPFYSPSPAHYLFSKKSPANASANSTPKRFFRKPFPPPSPAKHIRAVLARRHGSVKPNEASIPEGSEAEGITGLDKNFGFSKHVSNKYELGEEVGRGHFGYTRAARVKKGEHKGQQVAVKIIPKSKMTTAIAIEDVRREVKILKSLSGHSNLVNFYDAYEDHDNVYIVMELCEGGELLDRILSRGGKYTEEDARTVMKQILHVVAFCHLQGVAHRDLKPENFLFTSKDEDSLLKAIDFGLSDFVKPGFPLVQLVWFVSNPMTCKIVECSLTFLADERLNDIVGSAYYVAPEVLHRSYSTEADVWSIGVIAYILLCGSRPFWARTESGIFKAVLKADPIFDEPPWPSLSSEAKDFVKRLLVKDPRKRMSAAQALSHPWIKNYIDVKAPLDILIFKLMKTYMRSSSLRKAALRAVSRTLTIDELFYLKTQFSLLEPSRNGTISIENLKEALMKNVTNAMKETRIPDLLTSLNALQYRRMDFEEFCAATLSIHQLEALDRWEQHARCAYDLFEKDGNRAIVIEELASELGLSPSVPVHAVLHDWIRHTDGKLSFLGFVKLLHGPSSRTLAKPL is encoded by the exons ATGGGTCTCTGCAACTCTAAACCGTCTCCGTCTCCGAATTCTGATCGGTTTTCTGAGAAATTTGGTTCAAGAACGCCCAATGGAGTGCCTAATTCGGCTCAGCGAAACTCTGTCTCTTCCGTGGGAGGAGCTTCGCCGCTACCGCCTAGCTCTCATGGCACGGGGAATCCGAGAACTGACAGCCATGAGATGGAGAATGTGAAGAAATCGCcgtttttccctttttacaGTCCAAGTCCTGCTCATTACCTGTTTTCGAAGAAGTCTCCGGCGAATGCGAGTGCTAATTCCACTCCGAAGCGGTTTTTCAGGAAGCCGTTTCCGCCGCCGTCGCCAGCGAAGCATATTCGTGCGGTTCTAGCGCGGCGGCACGGCTCGGTGAAGCCAAACGAGGCGTCGATTCCGGAGGGGAGTGAAGCGGAAGGGATTACTGGTTTGGATAAGAATTTTGGGTTTTCTAAGCATGTTTCGAATAAATATGAGCTTGGAGAAGAGGTTGGGAGAGGGCATTTTGGATACACTCGTGCAGCGAGGGTTAAGAAGGGCGAGCATAAGGGCCAACAAGTGGCTGTCAAAATCATTCCCAAATCTAAG ATGACTACTGCAATTGCGATCGAGGATGTCAGACGGGAAGTGAAGATATTAAAATCATTGAGTGGTCACAGCAATCTTGTAAATTTCTATGATGCATATGAGGATCATGACAACGTTTATATAGTAATGGA GTTGTGTGAAGGAGGAGAGCTCTTGGACAGAATTCTTTCAAG GGGCGGTAAATATACAGAGGAGGATGCAAGGACTGTAATGAAACAAATATTACATGTTGTAGCTTTTTGCCACCTTCAGGGGGTGGCTCATCGGGATCTCAAACCCGAG AATTTCCTTTTCACTTCAAAAGATGAAGATTCGCTGTTGAAGGCTATAGATTTTGGATTGTCGGATTTTGTGAAACCAGGTTTTCCCTTAGTTCAGTTGGTATGGTTTGTTAGTAACCCCATGACTTGCAAAATAGTTGAATGTTCTTTAACTTTTTTGGCAGATGAAAGGCTGAATGACATTGTCGGTAGTGCTTACTATGTAGCTCCCGAAGTGCTCCATAGATCATACAGTACTGAGGCAGATGTCTGGAGTATAGGTGTAATAGcatatattcttttatgtGGCAGTCGTCCATTTTGGGCTCGAACGGAGTCTGGCATCTTTAAAGCTGTTCTTAAAGCCGATCCAATCTTCGACGAGCCACCATGGCCTTCTCTGTCTTCTGAGGCAAAAGATTTTGTTAAACGCTTATTGGTTAAAGACCCACGAAAAAGGATGTCTGCTGCTCAAGCCTTGA GTCATCCAtggattaaaaattatatagatGTAAAAGCTCCTCTTgatatcttaatatttaaactcatGAAGACTTACATGCGGTCATCGTCTCTTCGAAAAGCTGCTTTAAGG GCTGTTTCGAGAACGTTAACTATAGACGAACTATTCTATTTGAAGACGCAATTTTCACTCTTGGAACCGAGCAGAAATGGCACCATAAGCATAGAAAACCTCAAAGAG GCTTTGATGAAAAACGTGACGAATGCTATGAAGGAGACGAGGATCCCTGATTTATTGACATCG CTAAATGCATTGCAATATAGGAGAATGGATTTTGAGGAGTTTTGTGCTGCTACGTTAAGTATCCATCAACTCGAGGCTCTTGATAGGTGGGAGCAACATGCACGGTGTGCTTATGATCTGTTCGAGAAGGACGGAAACAGAGCTATTGTTATAGAGGAACTGGCATCG GAACTTGGCCTCAGCCCGTCAGTACCTGTTCATGCCGTTCTTCACGATTGGATTAGACATACCGACGGAAAATTGAGCTTCCTCGGGTTTGTCAAACTGTTACACGGACCTTCTAGTCGAACTTTGGCCAAACCATTGTAA
- the LOC111796155 gene encoding CDPK-related kinase 5-like isoform X2, with product MGLCNSKPSPSPNSDRFSEKFGSRTPNGVPNSAQRNSVSSVGGASPLPPSSHGTGNPRTDSHEMENVKKSPFFPFYSPSPAHYLFSKKSPANASANSTPKRFFRKPFPPPSPAKHIRAVLARRHGSVKPNEASIPEGSEAEGITGLDKNFGFSKHVSNKYELGEEVGRGHFGYTRAARVKKGEHKGQQVAVKIIPKSKMTTAIAIEDVRREVKILKSLSGHSNLVNFYDAYEDHDNVYIVMELCEGGELLDRILSRGGKYTEEDARTVMKQILHVVAFCHLQGVAHRDLKPENFLFTSKDEDSLLKAIDFGLSDFVKPDERLNDIVGSAYYVAPEVLHRSYSTEADVWSIGVIAYILLCGSRPFWARTESGIFKAVLKADPIFDEPPWPSLSSEAKDFVKRLLVKDPRKRMSAAQALSHPWIKNYIDVKAPLDILIFKLMKTYMRSSSLRKAALRAVSRTLTIDELFYLKTQFSLLEPSRNGTISIENLKEALMKNVTNAMKETRIPDLLTSLNALQYRRMDFEEFCAATLSIHQLEALDRWEQHARCAYDLFEKDGNRAIVIEELASELGLSPSVPVHAVLHDWIRHTDGKLSFLGFVKLLHGPSSRTLAKPL from the exons ATGGGTCTCTGCAACTCTAAACCGTCTCCGTCTCCGAATTCTGATCGGTTTTCTGAGAAATTTGGTTCAAGAACGCCCAATGGAGTGCCTAATTCGGCTCAGCGAAACTCTGTCTCTTCCGTGGGAGGAGCTTCGCCGCTACCGCCTAGCTCTCATGGCACGGGGAATCCGAGAACTGACAGCCATGAGATGGAGAATGTGAAGAAATCGCcgtttttccctttttacaGTCCAAGTCCTGCTCATTACCTGTTTTCGAAGAAGTCTCCGGCGAATGCGAGTGCTAATTCCACTCCGAAGCGGTTTTTCAGGAAGCCGTTTCCGCCGCCGTCGCCAGCGAAGCATATTCGTGCGGTTCTAGCGCGGCGGCACGGCTCGGTGAAGCCAAACGAGGCGTCGATTCCGGAGGGGAGTGAAGCGGAAGGGATTACTGGTTTGGATAAGAATTTTGGGTTTTCTAAGCATGTTTCGAATAAATATGAGCTTGGAGAAGAGGTTGGGAGAGGGCATTTTGGATACACTCGTGCAGCGAGGGTTAAGAAGGGCGAGCATAAGGGCCAACAAGTGGCTGTCAAAATCATTCCCAAATCTAAG ATGACTACTGCAATTGCGATCGAGGATGTCAGACGGGAAGTGAAGATATTAAAATCATTGAGTGGTCACAGCAATCTTGTAAATTTCTATGATGCATATGAGGATCATGACAACGTTTATATAGTAATGGA GTTGTGTGAAGGAGGAGAGCTCTTGGACAGAATTCTTTCAAG GGGCGGTAAATATACAGAGGAGGATGCAAGGACTGTAATGAAACAAATATTACATGTTGTAGCTTTTTGCCACCTTCAGGGGGTGGCTCATCGGGATCTCAAACCCGAG AATTTCCTTTTCACTTCAAAAGATGAAGATTCGCTGTTGAAGGCTATAGATTTTGGATTGTCGGATTTTGTGAAACCAG ATGAAAGGCTGAATGACATTGTCGGTAGTGCTTACTATGTAGCTCCCGAAGTGCTCCATAGATCATACAGTACTGAGGCAGATGTCTGGAGTATAGGTGTAATAGcatatattcttttatgtGGCAGTCGTCCATTTTGGGCTCGAACGGAGTCTGGCATCTTTAAAGCTGTTCTTAAAGCCGATCCAATCTTCGACGAGCCACCATGGCCTTCTCTGTCTTCTGAGGCAAAAGATTTTGTTAAACGCTTATTGGTTAAAGACCCACGAAAAAGGATGTCTGCTGCTCAAGCCTTGA GTCATCCAtggattaaaaattatatagatGTAAAAGCTCCTCTTgatatcttaatatttaaactcatGAAGACTTACATGCGGTCATCGTCTCTTCGAAAAGCTGCTTTAAGG GCTGTTTCGAGAACGTTAACTATAGACGAACTATTCTATTTGAAGACGCAATTTTCACTCTTGGAACCGAGCAGAAATGGCACCATAAGCATAGAAAACCTCAAAGAG GCTTTGATGAAAAACGTGACGAATGCTATGAAGGAGACGAGGATCCCTGATTTATTGACATCG CTAAATGCATTGCAATATAGGAGAATGGATTTTGAGGAGTTTTGTGCTGCTACGTTAAGTATCCATCAACTCGAGGCTCTTGATAGGTGGGAGCAACATGCACGGTGTGCTTATGATCTGTTCGAGAAGGACGGAAACAGAGCTATTGTTATAGAGGAACTGGCATCG GAACTTGGCCTCAGCCCGTCAGTACCTGTTCATGCCGTTCTTCACGATTGGATTAGACATACCGACGGAAAATTGAGCTTCCTCGGGTTTGTCAAACTGTTACACGGACCTTCTAGTCGAACTTTGGCCAAACCATTGTAA